A single genomic interval of Stigmatella aurantiaca harbors:
- a CDS encoding imm11 family protein, whose amino-acid sequence MMAKRYFDLSDDVHIAGRWYLGTPTDAAGQEHGSWLFTRGELAQVKGPLRVSLYRPGKVLDFSLADAGAIPIVHARVASLLREFAPEDVQLFPIEIEGQPDPFFLVNVTRLVKCIDDRASEEVEYWMPEDGRPEKTGKYRAVAGMRIDPSKVGDAKVFRTWGWTIALIVSEEIKEALERIGATGTKFKQV is encoded by the coding sequence ATGATGGCGAAGCGGTACTTTGATCTCTCCGATGACGTTCACATTGCCGGCCGGTGGTACCTGGGCACGCCCACCGATGCAGCAGGACAGGAGCATGGGTCTTGGCTGTTCACGCGAGGAGAGCTTGCTCAGGTCAAGGGCCCTTTGCGCGTCTCCCTCTATCGTCCTGGCAAGGTGCTCGACTTTTCGCTCGCTGATGCGGGGGCCATTCCGATTGTCCACGCCAGAGTGGCTTCACTTCTGAGGGAATTCGCCCCAGAGGATGTCCAACTTTTCCCTATCGAGATCGAGGGCCAGCCAGACCCCTTCTTCCTGGTGAACGTCACCCGGCTGGTGAAGTGCATCGACGATCGAGCGTCCGAGGAAGTGGAATATTGGATGCCAGAAGACGGGAGGCCGGAGAAGACCGGCAAGTACCGCGCCGTGGCTGGCATGCGGATCGATCCCTCGAAGGTGGGGGATGCCAAGGTCTTCCGTACCTGGGGATGGACCATCGCCCTCATCGTCTCCGAGGAGATCAAAGAGGCCTTGGAGCGCATCGGAGCCACGGGGACGAAGTTCAAGCAGGTGTAG
- a CDS encoding PilZ domain-containing protein encodes MTTPDRRRHRRFRVRLSVQFLRGEAEVAGEIFNISCSGCLLVTPVALKPGEQVAVHLPSLGSALMSFKVVRVRPVGPWFAVATAFEPNLPNEAALEELATREPASDDEPEHLF; translated from the coding sequence ATGACGACCCCTGACCGCCGCCGCCACCGCCGCTTCCGTGTCCGCCTGAGCGTGCAGTTCCTCCGGGGGGAGGCGGAGGTGGCCGGGGAGATCTTCAACATCTCCTGTTCGGGGTGCCTGCTCGTCACGCCGGTGGCCCTGAAGCCCGGCGAGCAGGTGGCGGTCCACCTGCCCAGCCTCGGCAGCGCGCTGATGTCCTTCAAGGTGGTGCGGGTGCGCCCCGTGGGGCCCTGGTTCGCCGTGGCCACGGCCTTCGAACCGAACCTGCCCAACGAGGCCGCCCTGGAGGAACTGGCCACCCGGGAGCCCGCCTCGGACGACGAGCCCGAGCACCTCTTCTAG
- a CDS encoding MBL fold metallo-hydrolase, whose amino-acid sequence MSKGSIFGGKAQGLRLERMQASPRFRDGAFQNTATVASGLKRGTAFSTMGEYFLGGQARTPPGLLPSESPLATWTTPAETGLRATWLGHSTVLLEIDGTRVLTDPVWGERASPSSFMGPKRFQPMPVRLSQLPPLDAVIISHDHYDHLDRPTLLELALTDVPFFTSLGVGAHLESWGIPPERITELDWWESAPIPRSELRITAAPSQHFSGRGLGDRNRTLWSSFAVQSPKHKVFFSGDTGLTPEYGEIRQRLGPFDLVMLEVGAYHPAWGDIHLGPENALKALELLGGGAFLPVHWGTFNLAIHAWDEPAETLLRLADTQRVQLVMPRAGAPVEPRRFERVEPWWRLSPAPQAAPPPLAEEVRRTG is encoded by the coding sequence ATGTCCAAGGGTTCCATCTTCGGAGGCAAGGCCCAGGGCCTCCGCCTCGAACGCATGCAGGCCTCCCCTCGGTTCCGGGATGGAGCATTCCAGAACACCGCGACCGTGGCCTCTGGCCTCAAGCGCGGCACCGCCTTCTCGACGATGGGCGAGTATTTCCTGGGCGGACAGGCCCGCACGCCCCCCGGGCTCCTTCCTTCCGAGAGCCCGCTCGCCACCTGGACCACGCCCGCCGAGACGGGCCTCCGGGCCACCTGGCTCGGGCACTCCACGGTGCTGCTCGAAATCGACGGCACCCGCGTGCTCACGGATCCCGTCTGGGGCGAGCGCGCCTCGCCCTCCTCCTTCATGGGGCCCAAGCGCTTCCAGCCCATGCCGGTGCGGCTCTCGCAGCTGCCTCCCCTGGACGCGGTCATCATCTCGCATGACCACTACGACCACCTCGACCGCCCCACGCTGCTCGAGCTGGCGCTGACGGACGTTCCCTTCTTCACCTCGCTCGGCGTGGGCGCGCACCTGGAGTCCTGGGGCATCCCTCCCGAGCGCATCACCGAGCTGGACTGGTGGGAATCCGCGCCCATTCCCCGGAGCGAGCTGCGCATCACCGCCGCGCCCTCCCAGCACTTCTCCGGCCGGGGCCTGGGGGACCGCAACCGCACCCTCTGGTCCTCGTTCGCCGTGCAGAGCCCGAAGCACAAGGTCTTCTTCAGTGGCGACACGGGCCTCACGCCGGAGTACGGCGAGATCCGCCAGCGGCTCGGGCCGTTCGATCTCGTGATGCTGGAGGTGGGCGCCTATCACCCGGCCTGGGGGGACATCCACCTGGGCCCGGAGAACGCCCTGAAGGCGCTGGAGCTGCTCGGCGGCGGCGCCTTCCTGCCGGTGCACTGGGGCACCTTCAACCTCGCCATTCACGCGTGGGATGAGCCGGCGGAGACGCTCTTGCGGCTCGCGGACACGCAGCGCGTTCAGCTCGTGATGCCCCGCGCCGGCGCCCCGGTCGAGCCCCGCCGGTTCGAGCGCGTGGAGCCCTGGTGGCGGCTGTCCCCCGCCCCCCAGGCGGCACCGCCCCCGCTCGCGGAAGAGGTCCGCCGCACGGGCTGA
- a CDS encoding class I SAM-dependent methyltransferase: MNVWRAGGTERALGLTRASEFQQRFRTEAGPLFWQSAVLRRCWEKPRGYAGDFLMMEAIYRRMPAGETPLGLWLDTWALDLPGFQAVRNRRDMLSALLRQEHARGARRVMNVASGSAPELAAVAREVSFESVTLMDQDQGALDTALAHFHRVGALPATRLEALRLWCGSVLALLRSRSELEPGSQDFLYSIGLYDYLTERFARSLTARLWAGLAPGGLLVLGNFNADNPMLHFTESALDWYLVYRTPADMLRLVEGLPGVAHAEVRTEDTGCLHLLVVRKAG; this comes from the coding sequence ATGAACGTGTGGCGTGCAGGTGGAACCGAGAGAGCGCTGGGTCTGACGCGAGCCTCGGAATTCCAGCAACGCTTTCGCACCGAGGCGGGCCCGCTGTTCTGGCAGAGCGCGGTGCTGCGCCGGTGCTGGGAGAAGCCGCGCGGGTACGCCGGAGACTTCCTCATGATGGAGGCCATCTACCGGCGCATGCCCGCGGGGGAGACGCCGCTGGGGCTGTGGCTGGACACGTGGGCGCTGGACTTGCCGGGCTTCCAGGCGGTGCGCAACCGGAGGGACATGCTCAGCGCGCTGCTGCGCCAGGAGCACGCGCGCGGGGCGCGCCGGGTGATGAACGTGGCCTCGGGTTCAGCGCCCGAGCTGGCGGCGGTGGCGCGCGAGGTGAGCTTCGAGAGCGTCACCCTGATGGACCAGGACCAGGGCGCGCTGGACACGGCGCTGGCCCACTTCCACCGCGTGGGCGCGCTGCCCGCCACGCGGCTGGAGGCGCTGCGCCTGTGGTGCGGCTCGGTGCTGGCGCTGCTGCGAAGCCGCAGCGAGCTGGAGCCCGGCTCCCAGGACTTCCTCTACTCCATCGGGCTGTACGACTACCTGACGGAGCGCTTCGCCCGGAGCCTCACCGCGCGGCTGTGGGCGGGGCTCGCGCCGGGCGGCCTGCTGGTGCTCGGCAACTTCAACGCGGACAACCCGATGCTCCACTTCACCGAGAGCGCGCTGGACTGGTACCTCGTCTACCGCACCCCGGCGGACATGCTGCGGCTGGTGGAGGGACTGCCCGGCGTGGCCCATGCCGAGGTGCGCACGGAGGACACGGGCTGCCTCCACCTGCTGGTGGTCCGCAAGGCGGGGTGA
- a CDS encoding DUF2378 family protein gives MPSLIHARAVKECRERQVFAPAGTTVRGLIFNAVLGLVSRHQGEAASVELRERISKKSYIDFFPYPASDFLQLLYSAAELLAPKHGGSLDEAIRACGAAAVSGFFQSAVGRTLTHLIGRGDPKRLFSNAPTAYSTTVGYGQRTYVKLSDRSVRLHFLGDMQPVQFHQGVLEEALAAVGCKGRVVARPFSMDEAEYTIEWE, from the coding sequence ATGCCTTCCCTCATTCACGCGCGGGCTGTCAAGGAGTGCCGGGAGCGGCAGGTGTTCGCTCCCGCGGGCACGACGGTCCGTGGGCTCATCTTCAACGCGGTGCTCGGGTTGGTGAGCCGTCACCAGGGCGAGGCGGCCTCGGTGGAGCTGCGCGAGCGCATCTCGAAGAAGTCATACATCGACTTCTTCCCGTATCCGGCCTCGGACTTCCTTCAACTGCTCTACAGCGCCGCGGAGTTGCTCGCCCCGAAGCATGGGGGCTCGCTCGATGAGGCCATCCGGGCCTGTGGGGCCGCGGCCGTGTCGGGCTTCTTCCAGTCGGCCGTGGGGCGCACGCTCACCCACCTCATCGGGCGGGGCGACCCCAAGCGGCTGTTCTCCAACGCCCCCACCGCCTACTCCACCACGGTGGGCTACGGGCAGCGCACCTACGTCAAGCTGAGCGACCGCTCCGTGCGGCTGCACTTCCTGGGGGACATGCAGCCGGTGCAGTTCCACCAGGGCGTGCTGGAGGAGGCGCTCGCGGCGGTGGGCTGCAAGGGCCGGGTGGTGGCCAGGCCGTTCTCGATGGACGAGGCCGAGTACACCATCGAGTGGGAGTGA
- a CDS encoding AHH domain-containing protein, whose product MKEARQKTSLGNPEQSAREQFARASHSGWYQYTQREGVVPIDRQAQASRGSKADALWTLIQGWRRLVQAVELATTFPEIREAGRTYGRVMGKNAARAFALLLTAAIGQTAASFPAKVPTLPGSAQASVASAARAGIPLTALSQVEAVAVTADAVTIALAPHASTATAQSVGAAASKPVDTEGPEHHIASDKFSTSTHSGGPWTPRYQELFDKAGMSLDDAANKVRIPGHKGPHPQEYHEEIFRRLRDATLECRSIQQCREILTNELHRLGRMISTPGTRLNKWVTRSP is encoded by the coding sequence ATGAAGGAAGCCCGGCAGAAGACCTCCTTGGGCAACCCTGAGCAGAGCGCACGGGAGCAGTTCGCACGTGCATCCCACAGTGGCTGGTACCAGTACACCCAGCGGGAGGGAGTCGTTCCTATCGACAGGCAGGCCCAGGCTTCGCGGGGCTCCAAGGCCGATGCTCTCTGGACGCTCATCCAGGGATGGAGACGGCTGGTGCAAGCCGTGGAGCTCGCCACCACCTTCCCGGAGATCCGCGAGGCCGGGAGAACCTACGGCAGGGTGATGGGAAAGAACGCGGCACGGGCATTTGCCCTGCTGCTCACGGCCGCCATTGGCCAGACGGCCGCCAGCTTCCCGGCCAAGGTGCCCACGCTGCCCGGTTCGGCTCAAGCGTCCGTGGCGAGCGCGGCACGGGCAGGAATCCCGCTGACAGCGTTGTCTCAAGTGGAGGCCGTGGCCGTGACCGCCGATGCGGTGACCATCGCCTTGGCGCCCCACGCGTCCACCGCGACGGCCCAGAGCGTAGGAGCGGCGGCGTCCAAGCCAGTGGATACAGAGGGTCCCGAGCACCACATCGCCTCTGACAAATTCAGCACGTCCACCCACAGCGGGGGGCCCTGGACGCCCAGGTATCAGGAGCTCTTCGACAAGGCAGGCATGTCACTGGACGATGCGGCCAACAAGGTTCGCATCCCGGGCCACAAGGGGCCTCATCCGCAGGAGTACCACGAAGAAATCTTCCGGCGCTTGAGAGACGCGACGCTGGAGTGCCGTAGCATTCAGCAGTGCCGTGAAATCCTGACGAATGAACTTCACCGGCTGGGACGAATGATCTCCACGCCAGGAACGCGACTCAACAAATGGGTGACCCGGAGTCCTTAA
- a CDS encoding lamin tail domain-containing protein, translating into MMHACPSLARLAAWSLLVLGLLATGCGGGDSKPSTPSPGRPDAERSTVTVSRSQDVRADGQDTVDIQVTVRGADGAPLPGRTVKVEVPEGTVTQPSAPTDAQGVATAALTSTTEGLRTVTASVDADGGPVTLSMRPTVAFVRPFTAGPPTKLVFTQQPGPHAVRAPFGVQVTLQDSEGHTASSSTAPVTLSLNLGGTLSGSLTVSAVAGVASFEGLSIAEENTGYVLTASVAGLESAPSEPFTISDTVPPAAPVLSLASASATSLTVGWEAVGDDGVFGTASSHDLRYSTASITTEADFQAATPVTGLGSPASVGTAESALVSGLTPGTPYFVALQVKDNAGNTTRSVTLSASTPYPTATRLVFRQQPQSSQAGVPLAPIQVEIQDANGLVVGNATQVVTLTVQGTSGAGPFTATAVQGVATFTGVRIDQAGTDYTLMASAAPLPPATSTAFSIAPASASRLELTGLSSPVTAGTSQSLTVTAKDAFGNVASGYTGTVHFSSSDTLADLPPDAPFSTGDAGQRTFAVTLKTSGSQTVTAKDVALDTLTGTATPQVAPAAPAKLVFRTQPVSRSVRQPMAEVTVAITDAFGNTAPVSNPTLMVALVGGNAAAVLSGDALSVTPVAGVATFSNLRVDQQGTGFQLEVMGAPLDDVRSEPFTIVDDVSPGSAELTFSHKTSLQVRVNWVAVGDDGTLGTATQHELRYATSPVTPETFDSATPVPLGAPQAAGSAESALVTGLMPSTVYHFALRVTDDVGNTGFAAQSTATQGDPCAGYTCTAAAPVCGEDGISRITYTASCTDVDSAPVCQQTPVATACTGTQAVCFQGACDTAAPPEAGQLVLSEVMHSPSPGTTEYFELTNTTGNLLNLNGLTVSYVNGSGTASTFTVGSGSVPVVVDRKGAFVLASNPDSATNGGIPVGFAYPASAVLDGSGQFDISRNGTLLESLAYTAAFPQTEGKAMSLSSRILGSAAHMYPWYWCDAETPLPGGDSGSPGAANSACGMAVTPSIDFCNIESPKTLPATTAGTSVAITSRVRGVSVTDRNLSGNDYYPYLFAELGYGPTTGSAEAWTWTPILSNGAYTATSNEDETKGTLTLSTAGAYRYGFRYRFVETGKAPSAYVYCDQAGVADPTTGYFGTVTITSPAPATDHVVISEFAVAGASANDEFIELYNPTNAEVNLAGWKLQYKSATGTAYNNSYTLPADAKIGAHRFYLVTGNSYSGTPAGDASYGAAIQLAGAVGHIRLGKPGIGTGVNDALAVDKVGYGATANSPEGTPITGTLAAMGTYERKAVSTSTTATMASGGADALRGNGHDSDNNAADFVLREVRGPQNTASTAEAP; encoded by the coding sequence ATGATGCACGCTTGCCCCTCGCTCGCGCGGCTCGCCGCGTGGAGCTTGCTGGTGCTGGGTTTGCTCGCCACGGGATGTGGTGGTGGAGATTCCAAGCCCAGCACGCCATCTCCGGGGCGCCCCGACGCGGAGCGCTCGACGGTGACGGTGAGCAGGTCCCAGGACGTGCGGGCCGATGGCCAGGACACCGTGGACATTCAGGTGACGGTTCGCGGGGCGGATGGGGCGCCGCTCCCGGGCCGCACGGTGAAGGTGGAGGTGCCTGAAGGCACCGTGACCCAGCCTTCGGCCCCCACGGATGCCCAGGGCGTGGCGACGGCGGCGTTGACCTCCACCACCGAGGGCCTCCGTACGGTGACCGCCTCGGTGGACGCCGACGGCGGGCCGGTGACGCTCTCGATGCGGCCCACCGTGGCGTTCGTCCGTCCCTTCACCGCGGGCCCGCCCACGAAGCTGGTCTTCACCCAGCAGCCGGGGCCGCACGCGGTGCGCGCGCCCTTCGGCGTCCAGGTGACGCTCCAGGACTCCGAGGGCCACACGGCCTCCTCCAGCACGGCCCCGGTGACGCTCTCCCTCAACCTGGGCGGGACCTTGAGCGGCTCGCTCACGGTGAGCGCGGTGGCGGGCGTGGCCTCCTTCGAGGGGCTCTCCATCGCCGAGGAGAACACGGGCTATGTGCTGACGGCTTCGGTGGCAGGACTGGAGTCCGCCCCCAGCGAGCCCTTCACCATTTCGGACACGGTGCCGCCCGCCGCGCCGGTGCTCTCGCTGGCGAGCGCCTCGGCCACCTCCCTCACCGTCGGGTGGGAGGCGGTGGGCGATGATGGGGTGTTCGGGACGGCCTCCAGCCACGACTTGCGCTACTCCACGGCGAGCATCACCACGGAGGCGGACTTCCAGGCCGCCACGCCCGTGACGGGCCTGGGCTCCCCGGCGAGCGTCGGCACCGCCGAGTCCGCCCTCGTGTCCGGCCTCACGCCGGGCACGCCCTACTTCGTGGCCCTCCAGGTGAAGGACAATGCGGGCAACACCACGCGCTCGGTCACGCTCTCCGCCTCCACGCCGTACCCCACGGCCACCCGGCTGGTCTTCAGGCAGCAGCCGCAGAGCAGCCAGGCTGGCGTACCCCTCGCTCCCATCCAGGTGGAGATCCAGGACGCCAACGGGCTCGTCGTAGGCAATGCCACCCAAGTGGTGACGCTGACGGTGCAGGGCACCTCGGGCGCGGGCCCCTTCACGGCCACGGCGGTGCAGGGCGTGGCCACCTTCACCGGCGTCCGGATTGATCAGGCGGGCACGGACTACACGCTGATGGCCAGCGCGGCTCCGTTGCCCCCAGCCACCAGCACGGCCTTTTCCATCGCTCCCGCGAGCGCCTCGCGCCTGGAGCTGACGGGTTTGTCCTCGCCGGTGACGGCGGGCACCTCCCAGAGCCTGACGGTGACGGCGAAAGATGCCTTCGGCAACGTGGCCAGCGGCTACACGGGCACGGTGCACTTCAGCTCCAGTGACACGCTGGCGGACCTTCCCCCGGATGCGCCGTTCTCCACGGGGGACGCGGGCCAGCGGACCTTCGCGGTGACGCTAAAGACCTCGGGCTCCCAGACGGTCACGGCGAAGGACGTGGCCCTAGACACGCTGACGGGCACGGCCACCCCCCAGGTGGCTCCCGCTGCCCCGGCGAAGCTGGTGTTCCGCACGCAGCCCGTGTCCCGGAGCGTGCGCCAGCCCATGGCGGAGGTGACCGTGGCCATCACCGATGCGTTCGGCAACACGGCTCCCGTGAGCAACCCCACCCTGATGGTGGCCCTGGTGGGCGGCAATGCCGCGGCGGTGCTCTCCGGCGATGCGCTGAGCGTGACCCCTGTCGCGGGCGTGGCCACGTTCTCGAACCTCCGCGTGGATCAGCAGGGCACCGGCTTCCAGTTGGAGGTGATGGGCGCGCCGCTGGATGACGTCCGCAGCGAGCCGTTCACCATCGTGGACGATGTGTCTCCGGGCTCCGCGGAGCTCACCTTCAGCCACAAGACGAGCCTCCAGGTGCGGGTGAACTGGGTGGCCGTGGGGGATGACGGCACGCTGGGCACCGCCACCCAGCACGAGCTGCGCTACGCGACGTCCCCCGTGACGCCGGAGACGTTTGACTCCGCCACGCCAGTGCCCCTGGGCGCGCCCCAGGCCGCGGGCAGCGCTGAGTCAGCCCTGGTGACCGGGCTCATGCCGTCCACGGTGTATCACTTCGCGCTCCGGGTGACGGACGACGTGGGCAACACGGGCTTCGCCGCGCAGAGCACCGCCACCCAGGGGGACCCCTGCGCGGGCTACACCTGCACGGCTGCGGCGCCCGTGTGCGGCGAGGATGGCATCTCGCGCATCACCTACACCGCGTCCTGCACCGACGTGGACAGCGCCCCCGTCTGCCAGCAGACGCCGGTGGCCACCGCCTGCACGGGCACCCAAGCGGTCTGCTTCCAGGGTGCGTGTGACACGGCGGCCCCGCCCGAGGCGGGCCAGCTCGTCCTCTCCGAGGTCATGCATTCGCCCTCCCCCGGGACCACCGAGTACTTCGAGCTGACCAACACCACGGGCAACCTGCTCAACCTCAATGGCCTCACGGTCTCCTACGTGAATGGCTCGGGCACGGCGTCCACCTTCACCGTGGGCTCCGGAAGCGTGCCGGTGGTGGTGGACCGGAAGGGAGCCTTCGTCCTGGCGTCTAATCCGGACTCCGCCACCAACGGTGGCATCCCGGTGGGCTTCGCCTACCCCGCCAGCGCCGTCCTGGACGGCTCGGGGCAGTTCGACATCTCCCGGAACGGGACGCTGTTGGAGTCGCTGGCGTACACGGCGGCCTTCCCGCAGACCGAGGGCAAGGCAATGAGCCTGTCCTCGCGCATCCTGGGCTCAGCGGCCCATATGTATCCCTGGTACTGGTGTGATGCGGAGACGCCGCTGCCGGGTGGAGACTCCGGCTCCCCGGGCGCCGCCAACTCCGCGTGCGGCATGGCGGTCACACCCTCCATCGACTTCTGCAACATCGAGTCGCCCAAGACGCTGCCAGCCACCACGGCGGGAACGTCCGTGGCCATCACCAGCCGCGTTCGCGGCGTGAGCGTCACGGACCGCAACCTCTCGGGCAACGACTACTACCCCTACCTCTTCGCGGAGCTGGGGTATGGCCCCACGACGGGCTCCGCGGAGGCCTGGACCTGGACGCCCATCCTGTCCAATGGCGCCTACACCGCCACCTCCAACGAGGATGAGACGAAGGGCACGCTCACCCTGTCCACGGCCGGCGCCTACCGCTACGGCTTCCGCTACCGCTTCGTGGAGACCGGGAAGGCGCCCTCCGCGTATGTGTACTGCGATCAGGCGGGCGTGGCGGATCCCACCACCGGCTACTTCGGTACCGTGACCATCACGTCGCCCGCCCCCGCGACGGACCACGTGGTCATCAGCGAGTTCGCCGTCGCGGGAGCCAGCGCCAATGACGAGTTCATCGAGCTGTACAACCCGACTAACGCCGAGGTGAACCTGGCGGGATGGAAGCTCCAGTACAAGAGCGCGACCGGCACGGCTTACAACAACAGCTACACCCTGCCCGCGGACGCGAAGATTGGCGCGCACCGCTTCTACCTGGTGACGGGCAATTCCTACAGCGGCACCCCGGCGGGAGATGCTTCCTATGGCGCTGCGATTCAGCTCGCTGGCGCCGTGGGGCATATCCGCCTGGGGAAGCCGGGCATCGGCACGGGCGTGAATGATGCCCTTGCGGTGGACAAGGTCGGGTACGGCGCCACGGCGAACTCCCCTGAGGGAACGCCCATCACGGGAACCCTGGCCGCCATGGGCACCTATGAGCGCAAGGCGGTGAGCACCTCTACTACCGCGACCATGGCCAGTGGGGGCGCCGATGCGCTCCGGGGCAACGGCCACGACTCGGACAACAACGCGGCGGACTTCGTGCTGCGCGAGGTACGCGGGCCCCAGAACACCGCGAGCACCGCCGAGGCCCCGTAA
- a CDS encoding MFS transporter has protein sequence MGEPKGQAAGLSAGQVWLMAVAAGVAVANLYYNQPLLGDIGREWGAAGRALGWVPTLTQVGYALGMLLIVPLGDSLERRRIIVTMTLLSTLSMVGMASSQSLAWMVGASFAVGLTTVIPQLLIPFAAHLAAPSEQGKVVGMVMSGLLVGILLSRTAAGVVGTQLGWRAMFWIGAGLMLVLAGVLRWRLPVQPAAEVLSYPALLKSLVSLVREEPVLRLHALLGALTFGAFGAFWATLALYLQSMPGHYGAQVAGLFGLVGVAGALAAPLVGRYADVRGDRKINALAIGVLLASFGVLWWGREWLWAIGLGVILLDLGAQSNHISNQTRVYALRPAARSRLNTLYMVTYFAGGASGSYVGTAAWTHFGWAGVCGVGAGLSLAALLLLGVGALRKASTPA, from the coding sequence ATGGGTGAGCCCAAGGGGCAGGCGGCAGGGCTGAGCGCGGGGCAGGTGTGGCTGATGGCGGTGGCGGCGGGGGTGGCGGTGGCCAACCTCTATTACAACCAGCCCCTGCTGGGAGACATCGGCCGGGAATGGGGGGCCGCGGGGCGCGCGCTGGGCTGGGTGCCCACGCTGACGCAGGTGGGCTACGCGCTGGGCATGTTGCTCATCGTGCCGCTGGGGGACAGCCTGGAGCGGCGGCGCATCATCGTCACGATGACGCTGCTGTCCACGCTGTCGATGGTGGGCATGGCGTCGTCCCAGAGCCTGGCGTGGATGGTGGGGGCGAGCTTCGCGGTGGGGCTCACCACCGTCATTCCCCAACTGCTGATCCCCTTCGCGGCGCACCTGGCGGCGCCGTCCGAGCAGGGGAAGGTGGTGGGCATGGTGATGAGCGGCCTGCTCGTGGGCATCCTCCTGTCGCGCACGGCGGCGGGCGTGGTGGGCACGCAGCTGGGCTGGCGGGCGATGTTCTGGATCGGCGCGGGGCTGATGCTGGTGCTGGCGGGGGTGCTGCGGTGGCGGCTGCCGGTGCAGCCCGCGGCGGAGGTGCTCTCCTATCCCGCGCTGCTGAAGTCCCTGGTGAGCCTCGTGCGGGAGGAGCCGGTGCTGCGCCTGCACGCGCTGCTGGGGGCGCTCACCTTTGGCGCCTTCGGGGCCTTCTGGGCGACGCTGGCGCTCTACCTTCAGAGCATGCCGGGACACTACGGCGCCCAGGTGGCGGGGCTCTTCGGGCTGGTGGGGGTGGCGGGGGCGCTCGCGGCGCCGCTGGTGGGCCGCTATGCGGACGTGCGGGGAGACCGGAAGATCAACGCGCTGGCCATTGGGGTGTTGCTGGCCTCGTTCGGGGTGCTGTGGTGGGGACGGGAGTGGCTGTGGGCCATCGGGCTGGGGGTCATCCTGTTGGATCTCGGCGCTCAGTCGAACCACATCTCCAACCAGACGCGCGTGTACGCGCTGCGCCCAGCGGCCCGGAGCCGGCTCAACACGCTCTATATGGTGACGTACTTCGCGGGCGGGGCGAGTGGGTCCTACGTGGGAACGGCGGCCTGGACACACTTCGGCTGGGCGGGGGTGTGCGGCGTGGGCGCGGGCCTGTCCCTCGCGGCGCTCCTGCTGCTGGGGGTGGGCGCCCTCCGGAAGGCTTCTACACCTGCTTGA